The following nucleotide sequence is from Saccharothrix texasensis.
GCACCTGCGCACGTTGTTCACCAAGGCGGTCGGGTTGTCGCCCAAGCAGTACGCGCGGGTCGACCGGGTGCGCCGGGTGGTGGCCCGGGGCGAGCGCGGCGGGTGGGCGCGGCTGGCGGCCGAGCTGGGCTACTACGACCAGGCCCACCTGAGCCGCGAGTTCCGGGCCACCATGGGCGTGCCGCCGGGCGCGTACGTGGCCGGGAACCTGCCCGCGGCGACCTACTGCTAGAGGTCGCGGGCGAAGAACAGCGCCGTGCTCGAGGCCGTGCGCGCAGGCGTGTCCCACCAGCGCCCGGCCGATGCCGCGCCCCCGGTACCCCGGCGCGACGGTGACCTGCCGGATCACCAACCGCCGGTGCCGGCTCGCCAAGCCGACGGTGACGAACCCTCGCACGCGCGGCCCGTCGGCGAACACCGTGCCGCCCGGGTCGTCGTCGGGCGGGAAGACCGTGCGCACCGGCGGGTCGACCGGTTCGGGACGCAGGGTGAAACCTCCCGGCGCGGCCACGACGCGCAGCACGGTGTCGGTGGTGAACGAGTCGTCCAGCGCGGCGACCTGGTCGTAGTCGGCCGCCTCGGCGGTGCGCAGCTCCACCGCGCCCACCGCACAACCGGGCGGGCGCTACAGCCGTGCCCGGCGGACGGCGGAGAAGGTCATGCCGGTGGCCGTGGCGACCAGTCCGGTCACGGAGATCCACAGCGCGGACCGGTTGCCGAGCAGATCGGCCAGCACGCCGCCGACCAGCGCGCCGAACACGATCATGGCGCGGTTGACCGACCGCATGGTGGCGTTCATCCGGCCCATGAGCCGGTCGGGCGTGACCGACTGCCGGTACCCCATCTCCACCGGGGCGTCCAGGATGGCGGACAGGAAGAACACGAACTGCGCCGCGCACAGCAGCGCCAACCCGGTGGTGGCCGACGTGGCCAACGGCGCCAGCGCGTAGCCGACCGGGGTGAGCCAGCGGGCCGCCACGATCACCGGTCCGACGCCGAACCGCCGGCCGACCGGCCCGGACAGGGACGCGCCGAGCAGCCCGCCGACCCCGCCGACGGCGAACATCACGCCGTACAGGAACGCGTCGAAGCCCAGCTCGTCGAGCACCAGCATGGTGTACGCGGTCCCGGCGACGGAGATGCACAGGAACCAGGCGTGCGACCCGATGGCGAGCGGGCGCAGCACCTCGTGCCGGTAGACCCATCGCAGACCTTCCCGCACCTCGCCGCGCAGGTCGCGCTGCGGCGGCGGCTCGACCGGCTGTTCGGCCGTGCGCAGGGTGGCCAGCAGCAGACCCGACACCAGGTACGAGACGGCGTCGACCAGCACCGCGAGCGGCCCGCCGACGAGCTTGACCAGCCCGCCCGCGACGAGCGGACCGAAGGCCTGCGCGCCGGCCCGGGTCTGCTCCAGCCGGGCGTTGG
It contains:
- a CDS encoding MFS transporter codes for the protein MTDRGKHTSLLRNRDFVRFWAADAVSLVGTAITTLALRAVAVLALGASATEAGVLEAARWLPYLLFGLVAGALVDRRRRRPVLIGADLARAAVLALIPLAAFTGALTMPLLIGLMVVFGTLSLFYDAAHQSFLPLLVPTERLTDANARLEQTRAGAQAFGPLVAGGLVKLVGGPLAVLVDAVSYLVSGLLLATLRTAEQPVEPPPQRDLRGEVREGLRWVYRHEVLRPLAIGSHAWFLCISVAGTAYTMLVLDELGFDAFLYGVMFAVGGVGGLLGASLSGPVGRRFGVGPVIVAARWLTPVGYALAPLATSATTGLALLCAAQFVFFLSAILDAPVEMGYRQSVTPDRLMGRMNATMRSVNRAMIVFGALVGGVLADLLGNRSALWISVTGLVATATGMTFSAVRRARL